Proteins from one Telopea speciosissima isolate NSW1024214 ecotype Mountain lineage chromosome 1, Tspe_v1, whole genome shotgun sequence genomic window:
- the LOC122648861 gene encoding 40S ribosomal protein S23, translating to MGKTRGMGAGRKLKSHRRRQRWADKSYKKSHLGNEWKKPFAGSSHAKGIVLEKIGIEAKQPNSAIRKCARVQLIKNGKKIAAFVPNDGCLNYIEENDEVLIAGFGRKGHAVGDIPGVRFKVVKVSGVSLLALFKEKKEKPRS from the exons ATGGG GAAAACACGTGGTATGGGTGCCGGCCGCAAGCTGAAGTCTCATCGTAGAAGGCAACGATGGGCTGATAAATCATATAAGAAATCTCACCTTGGCAATGAATGGAAGAAGCCATTTGCTGGTTCTTCTCACGCCAAAGGCATCGTACTTGAGAAGAT TGGTATTGAGGCCAAGCAACCTAACTCTGCCATCAGAAAATGTGCTCGAGTTCAGTTGATTAAGAATGGGAAGAAGATAGCAGCCTTTGTGCCCAATGATGGTTGCTTAAACTACATTGAAGAGAAT GACGAGGTCTTGATTGCAGGATTCGGACGTAAAGGTCATGCCGTCGGAGATATTCCTGGAGTCAGGTTCAAAGTTGTGAAGGTGTCTGGTGTGTCTCTTCTTGCCCTCttcaaggagaagaaggagaagccgaggTCTTAG
- the LOC122659221 gene encoding uncharacterized protein LOC122659221 → MDDSDKRSQDMERFHLFDVSTEDDCLLASPSGRTLNLRTSRFTENQKEIDSFGLNDARNAQDGDNTADLIRQKEQIPALSESTEPERTRTVSNCNLRKSLAWDSAFFTSAGVLDPEELSFINNGFSKAEAPLLPVILEDVRRSAESNSTFDSDLTLESIEIDLFEDIRASMQKFSTSSIVSSSRSNTGPVERGTQSLRSSKRIELPSRSMPKPVAASKRQSIGMQNLEKTAKKDSQRSHIVQLASRSGERNSSLKPPKILGRAVPLSAAPTKRTSLGASRIKVEHNTTKAVSGKGDPVVRSKKPGLGDSGSLTPRSSPSSKSSSSGSSPSLSSVNRSGSTSSDCRGKSPAFCSRNKTSSKNVIPASSGSTRVDPVRTSSRTKIDSGNSHLSAYLVSMSKHYSTLSSASSIDGWSSESSSSTSTVNQRSNNSKTSSSPRSGFSIDNDAPQALDLQTHPHGQASFRYGSNGTALLTKCDRKSSVGTGALSHLASTNVSRNIKPSGLRMPSPKIGFFDAEKTALHSPMGGLQGVRNCLPKDGPGISCVNRNAIKTKPGKIQSARTVTGTGKVKSESLHTAMLSPTSNVKPSFEELYEQANASPKVPDSSKKVEDFHSKLSEVHRSSRSGADEYGTGSGPNSEVNGGLDALKNSIVAESERQVSLRAIRIGPPREDELCVSIGKENFFRTEDQVDSLSRTVGSLDLNTDVLNVIMEKSSCCQFDANNPDHSVS, encoded by the exons ATGGATGATAGCGATAAGAGAAGTCAGGATATGGAGAGGTTTCACCTTTTTGACGTTTCAACAGAGGATGATTGCCTGTTGGCTTCTCCTTCAGGCAGGACATTGAATCTTAGAACTTCCA GGTTCACAGAAAATCAAAAAGAGATTGATAGCTTTGGGTTGAATGATGCTAGAAATGCCCAGGATGGGGACAACACAGCTGATTTGATTAGGCAAAAGGAACAGATACctgcattatccgaatccacaGAACCTGAAAGAACAAGAACAGTTAGCAACTGTAATTTGCGCAAAAGTTTAGCCTGGGATAGTGCTTTCTTCACAAGTGCCG GTGTTCTTGATCCTGAAGAGTTGTCTTTCATAAATAATGGATTCAGTAAAGCAGAAGCACCCCTATTACCTGTAATTCTAGAAGATGTACGGAGATCTGCTGAGTCCAACTCTACATTTGATAGTGATTTGACGTTGGAAAGCATTGAGATTGATTTGTTTGAAGATATAAGAGCTTCAATGCAAAAGTTCAGTACTTCTTCCATTGTTTCATCTTCTAGAAGCAACACTGGACCAGTAGAACGAGGAACCCAAAGTCTTCGCT CTTCCAAGAGGATTGAACTTCCTTCTCGAAGTATG CCGAAGCCTGTAGCTGCTTCCAAGAGGCAAAGCATTGGCATGCAAAACTTGGAGAAAACTGCAAAGAAGGATTCTCAACGTTCACATATTGTACAG CTTGCTTCTAGAAGTGGGGAGCGAAATTCATCTCTCAAGCCACCCAAGATACTAGGCAGGGCTGTCCCCCTCTCAGCTGCTCCAACGAAAAGGACTTCTTTGGGTGCCAGCCGTATCAAAGTGGAACATAACACCACAAAAGCTGTGTCTG GTAAGGGAGATCCTGTTGTGCGGTCCAAGAAACCTGGTTTGGGTGATTCTGGCAGTTTGACCCCTAGATCTTCACCTTCCTCAAAATCTTCCTCttcaggttcatctccttctttgTCCTCAGTCAACAGATCTGGAAGCACTTCATCTGACTGTAGGGGTAAATCTCCTGCATTCTGCTCGAGAAACAAAACCAGTTCCAAAAATGTTATTCCAGCTTCCTCTGGTTCAACCCGTGTGGACCCAGTGAGAACCTCGTCAAGAACTAAAATTGATTCTGGCAACTCTCACCTCTCTGCGTACCTAGTATCTATGTCCAAGCATTATTCAACCCTATCATCAGCTAGCTCTATTGATGGTTGGTCTTCAGAATCATCTTCATCTACCTCTACTGTCAACCAGAGGTCTAATAATTCGAAAACTAGTAGTTCACCTCGCAGTGGGTTCTCCATAGACAATGATGCCCCTCAAGCATTGGATCTGCAGACACATCCACATGGTCAGGCCAGTTTTAGATATGGAAGCAATGGAACAGCGTTGCTGACCAAATGTGACAGGAAATCTTCTGTTGGCACTGGTGCCCTTTCTCATTTAGCTTCTACAAATGTTTCTAGGAACATTAAGCCTTCAGGTCTTCGAATGCCATCACCAAAGATTGGATTTTTTGATGCG GAGAAAACTGCACTGCACTCTCCGATGGGAGGTTTGCAAGGAGTACGAAATTGTTTGCCTAAAGATGGACCTGGAATCAGTTGCGTGAATCGGAATGCCATTAAAACCAAACCTGGTAAAATCCAATCTGCAAGAACTGTGACAGGAACTGGGAAAGTGAAATCTGAGTCTCTGCACACTGCAATGCTGTCTCCTACATCAAATGTAAAGCCTAGTTTTGAAGAACTCTATGAACAAGCAAATGCTTCACCAAAGGTACCTGACTCATCAAAGAAAGTAGAAGATTTCCATTCTAAACTCTCAGAGGTTCATAGATCTTCTAGAAGTGGTGCAGATGAATATGGTACTGGTTCAGGTCCAAATTCAGAAGTGAATGGTGGTCTAGATGCATTGAAGAATAGTATAGTAGCAGAAAGTGAGAGGCAGGTCTCTTTAAGAGCTATCAGGATTGGTCCACCAAGAGAAGATGAGCTTTGTGTTTCAATTGGAAAAGAAAACTTTTTCAGGACTGAAGATCAGGTTGATAGTCTTAGCAGAACTGTGGGATCTCTAGATCTCAACACGGATGTGCTGAATGTGATTATGGAGAAGTCCTCTTGTTGTCAGTTTGATGCCAATAATCCAGATCATAGTGTTTCATAA